CGCGACGGCGTTGCGGTGCCCGTTGACCGCGGACTGGACCAGCTGGCCGTCGCGGACGCCGACGCCCTGGGCGGCACCGGAGTTGTTGATGTCGAAGAAGTCACCGTTGACGGCGGCGACCGCACGGGCCGCGTCGACGGCGCCGCGCAGCGGCTCGGCCCGGCTGACCGCGCCGGAGTTGACGTAGTCCACGGTCAGGCCGCCGGTGAGGTCGGCGGTCAGCGCGTCCGCGCGCAGCCAGCCGTCGGCGTCGTACCGGTCGAAGGAGGTCAGTTTGAGGCCCGGGGCGACCGGGCGGGTGGTCTTCGCGGTCTCCAGCCCGCCGGCCGGCTCCACGCCGGTCGGGGCCGCGGCGGCCGACATGCTCGCGGCCGGGTCGCTGGCGAGCGTCACGGAGCCCGTGGAGTACGAGGAGGCACGCGGTGCGTCCTCGGCCGCGGTGAGGGACGGGTCGGTGGCCGGAGCCGGCGCACCGGCGTTCGCCGGCACGGTGCCGGCCAGGGTGAGCAGCGGCGTCAGCAGCAGGACGCCTGCGAGCCGGGCGGATCGTCTGCGGGTACGCATGGGCGACAGTCAACCGGACGGTGAATAGAAGTTTCAATAGCTGCCGGCCAAAGCGAAGGAAAACTCCACCCTTCCGGCTGCCGTCCTCGCCGCTACGGCACCGCCCCGCAGACGGCGGCACCCGCGCCACGCTTCCTGGGCCGCGCAGGCAGGGCCGCTTCCGGCACGGCGGACCGCACCACCACACCCGCGCGCCGCACCGCCGCGCACGCCGCACCCGCACGCCGCACCCGCACGCCGCACGCCCCGCACACCCGCACGCCGCACGGTAGCGGGCGCTCGCGACCGCGGTCACCCGCCTTCAGCCACGGAGAGTGATTGGCCCTGAGCCCCGCCCACCCTCGCTCCGTCCCCTTTGCTCTGCAGCCATATCCGCACCGGACACCGAGCGTAAGCGTTGCGTATGTGGATGCAGAGCAAAGGGGGCGTGGGGGATGGTGCGGCAGGATCGGGCCTCGGGACAGAGTGCCTGGTCAGGAAGCCGCAGCGGTGGCGGCCGTGCAGGAAAGCTCTCCGTGCGACCGCATTCGGACACGAAGAGTCACGTCGGAGCCCGTTCTAGGCGAATGTCACCGATCGTCACCGACCCGGGCCGGCAAGGTAGATCGCTCCGGGCCGGTCCGTCCGCGGACGCGGCACCGGAGCGGACGCGGCACCGGAGCACTGAACGGAACCGGAGACAGGGACGCGAGAAGGGCACGGCCTCGTGGCCGTGCCCTTCTCGCTGTCTCACCCGGGAAGGGTCACTCCCCCGGCGTCGACTTGGCGATCTGCATCAGGAACTCGATGTTGGTGCGGGTCTGCTTGAGCTTGTCCAGCAGCAGGTCCAGCGCCGCCTGCGAGTCCAGCGAGTGCAGGACCTTCCGGAGCTTGTGGATGATGGCCAGCTCCTCCGGCGCGAGCAGGATCTCCTCCTTGCGCGTACCGGACGGGTGGATGTCGATGGCCGGGAAGATGCGCTTGTCGGCGATCTTCCGGTCCAGCTTCAGCTCCGCGTTGCCGGTGCCCTTGAACTCCTCGAAGATGACCGTGTCCGCCATGGACCCGGTCTCCACCAGCGCGGTGGCGAGGATGGTCAGCGAGCCGCCGTTCTCGATGTTGCGGGCCGCACCCAGGAAGCGCTTCGGCGGGTAGAGCGCGGTGGAGTCGATACCACCCGACATGATCCGGCCGCTGGCCGGCGCCGCCAGGTTGTACGACCGACCGAGGCGGGTCACCGAGTCGAGCAGCACGACCACGTCGTGGCCCAGCTCGACCAGGCGCTTCGCCCGCTCGATCGCCAGCTCGGCCACCGTGGTGTGGTCCTGCGGCGGACGGTCGAACGTCGCCGCGATGACCTCACCCTTCACCGACCGCTGCATGTCGGTGACCTCTTCGGGCCGCTCGTCCACCAGCACCACCATCAGGTGGCACTCCGGGTTGTTGTGCGTGATCGCGTTCGCGATGGCCTGGAGCACCATCGTCTTACCCGCCTTCGGCGGCGACACGATCAGCGCGCGCTGGCCCTTGCCGAGCGGCATGACCAGGTCGATGACCCGGGTGGTGAGGATGTGCGGCTCGGTCTCCAGCCGCAGGCGCTCCTGCGGGTAGAGCGGGGTGAGCTTGTAGAACTCCGGCCGGCGCCTCGCCTCGTCCGGCTCCATCCCGTTGATGGTGTCCAGCCGCACCAGCGGGTTGTACTTGTCCCGCCGCTGCTCGCCGTCGCGCGAGGCGCGCACCGCACCGGTGATGGCGTCGCCGCGCCGCAGGCCGTACTTCTTGATCTGCGACATGGAGACGTAGACGTCGTTCGGGCCGGCCAGGTAGCCGGTGGTCCGCACGAACGCGTAGTTGTCGAGCACGTCGATGATGCCGGCCACCGGAACGAGCACGTCGTCCTCGCCGACCTGCGGCTCGCGCCCGCCCTCGCGTCCACCGTCGCCGCCGCCCTCGGGCCGCTCACCGCGGCCACGGCGGCGGTCCCGGAACCGGCTGCGCCGGCCACGCCGGCCACCGCTCTCGTCGTCGTCGTCGTTGTCACGCTCGACGCGCTGGCCCCGGTCACCGCGCTCGTTGCGGTCGCGGTCGCCCCGCTCGGCACGCTCGCCCCGCTCGTTGCGGTCGCCGCGCTCCGCACGCTCGCCGCGGTCACCCCGCTCGTTGCGCTCACCCCGCTCGGCACGGTCACCGCGCTCCGCACGGTCACCCCGCTCGGCACGGTCACCGCGCTCCGCACGCTCGCCCCGCTCGGCACGGTCACCCCGCTCCGCACGCTCGCCACGCTCGGCACGGTCACCCCGCTCCGCACGCTCGCCACGCTCCGCACGCTCGCCCCGCTCGGCACGGTCACCGCGCTCGGCACGGTCACCGCGCTCGGCACGGTCACCCCGCTCGGCACGCTCGCCGCGCTCACGGCCACGGTCGGCACGCTCGCCGGCCTCGGCCTCCGCCGGACGGGTCTCGGCCGGACGGGCCGCCTCAGCTGGACGGGCCGCCTCCGCCGGACGAACCTCCGCCGGACGGGCCTCCGCGGCCCGTGCCTCGGAGGTGGCGGCCCGGCTGCGCCGGGTCCGGCCACGGGGCTCGGTCTCGGCCGCCGCGGGCTCCGCCGGAGCCTGCGCCGCGGTGCGCCGCCCGGCCGCCGGCCGCTCGGTGGTCTCGCGGACCTCGGCATGGGCCTCTTCACGGGCGGGAGCGGCAGCGGCAGCGGCCTCGGCCCGCGGTCGAGGGGTCCCGGCGGCGGCGCCGCCCTGCCGCTCGGAGATCGCGCTGATCAGCTCGCCCTTGCGCATCCGGGCCGTGCCCGAGATGCCGAGCGACGCGGCCAGGCTCTGCAGCTCCGGCAGCAGCATCGCCGACAGGCCGGTGCCGCTGCGCCGACGACGGGCGGGGGCGGCGGCGGTGGTGGCATCGCCAGCGACGTTGGAAACATCCGACGTCACGTCGGTGGTGTCGCTCAATGGATTCCTTCCCTCGATAGGCCGGGACTGCCCGGAGTCGAAAAGCAAGGTGGCCGGGCGGCCTCGGTGCACCCGCCTCGCAAGGACGCGTCGCGGGAGTCTGTAGCACAGCAGCCGGTCGGTTTCCCGACTCACCGAACGTCGGTGAGCAGGTCTCGCCGTCTGCGGCGACCTGTGAAGACTGCGGTGCGGCGTGGGCCTAGGCAGGGGTGACGGGCTGACCGCCGAAAGCTTCGGGGGTGCGCCGACCCGCAGGGAGATCGCATGCTTCGCGGCTGTGCTAAGTCTAGAGCGTAATCAACTCTTCCGACCTGCGGCAACAGGGTCCCGCTCTGCGTGTCCCAGTCTACCCCGGGCAACCTGTGCTCCGCGCCCGTCTGGATCCAACCGCCAGACCTCCCAACCTGTTCCCGGGTCGAAGCCCTCGGGCGGGGCGGTCAGGGCCAGGACGGTCGGGCCCGCACCACTGATCACGGCGGCCACACCGGCCTCACGCAGCACTTTCACCAGGGCGGCACTGCCCGGCATGCCGTCGGCGCGGTAGTCCTGGTGCAGCCGGTCGACCGTGGCCGGCAGCAGCAGACCCGGGTCGGCGGTCAGCGCGTGCACCAGCAGCGCGGCGCGGCCGGCGTTCAGCGCCGCGTCGCCGTGGGGCACGGTGGCCGGCAGCGCGGCCCGCGCGGTCGCCGTCAGGCCGCGCTCCGCCGGCACGAAGACCGTCGGTCGTACGCCGTCGGCGACCGGCAGCGACACCGCCCGGGCACCGGAGGGCTCCGTCCAGGCCAGGGTGAAGCCGCCGAGCAGGCACGGCGCCACGTTGTCCGGATGGCCCTCGATCTCGGCGGCGAGGCGCAGCGCGGCGTCGTCGTCGAGCCGGGCCTCGCCGTCGGTGACCAGCGCGCGGGCCAGCAGCACGCCGGCGACGATCGCCGCGGACGAGGACCCCAGCCCACGGGCCTGCGGGATGCGGTTCACGCACTCCACGGCCAGCCCGGGCGGCTGCCCGCCGAGCCCGTCGAAGGCCGCCCGCATGGCCCGGACGACCAGGTGCCGGTCGTCGGTCGGCAGCTCCCCGGCGCCCTGCCCGGCCACGGTCACCGTGACGCCTCCCGCCGTCACCTCGGCGGCCACGTCGTCGTGCAGCGCCAGGGCGAGCCCCAGGGCGTCGAACCCCGGCCCCAGGTTGGCGCTGGTGGCGGGGACCCGGACCCGGACCGGGCCGGAGATGAAGTTCGTCGGCACGGGCTCATGGTAGGGCCGCGTACCGACGGGGCGGTTGTCCGCCCGCCGGATGGGACCGGGCCGGACGGCCTCGTCACCGGGCGGTGGTGGCACCGCCGGTCCGTTAGCCTGGCCCGACCGACGGCGGCTGGAGGCAGGGATGCGCGAACTCGGGTACATGGCGACGGCGGTCGTCTTCGAGGCGCCCACGGTGCTGGTGCTGCTGGCCGGCCTCGTACTGGCCGCGACGGCCGGGCAGCGACTGCCCCGCAAGCCCCGGCTGCTGGCGCTGTCCGGGCTCGGTGTGCTGCTGGCCATCGCCCTGCTCAACGTGGCCTGGTCCCTGCTGCTGCCCCGCGCGTTCAGCTTCGACTGGGGGTACTCGAACTTCCGGCTGATGACCCTGGTCTACGGCGGGGTGCAGGCCCTGGCGTACGCGATCGGGACGGGTCTGCTGATCGCGGCGGTGCTGGTCGGGCGACGGGCGGGCGGCGCGGAGGCCGGTCCGTTCGGCGGACGACCGCTCGCCGACGGCGACCCGGTGCCGGCCATCGCGCCGGCGCCCGCCGCCCAACCGGTGCCGCCGACCGGCCCGGGGTGGACCGTGGCGGGCGACGCCGACGTGCCGGCGCAGTGGGGCGGCCGGTCCCGGCCGGACGCGCCGACGGGCGCCGGCACGGACCGACCCTGACCGCCGAACGGGTCAGCGGGGGCCCTTGCGGGCGCGCGGCGCTCGGGGCAGGCTGCGCGGCCGGGTCAGCGCGCGGCGCTCGGGGCCGGCTGCGCGGCCGGGTCCGTGAGCGAGAGCCGGCGGGTGGCGATCCGCCAGCCGATCGCGTAGACCACCGTGACCAGGCCGCAGCTGGCCAGCACCACCCGCTCGTCCACGGTGTCCACCACGGCGGCCACGGCGAGCTGGCTGACCGAGACGGCGAGGGTCGCCAGCATCATGTCGGTGGCGAAGACCCGGCCCCGCAGCCGATCCGGCACCTCGCCCTGGAGGGCGAAGTTCGACATCACCCAGTTGCTGCCGCCCGCGAAGTGGGCGACGAAGACCAGGGCCAGCACCAGCGGGAACCAGTTGGCGACCGAGGTGCCGAGGTAGGCCAGGCCGTAGAGGGACATCGACAGCGCCAGCCCGGGCAGCAGCCAGGCCCGGTTGGTCAGCACCCGGCGCATCAGGATCGGCCCGACCAGCGCCCCCGCCCCGCGGACCGCGAAGAGCAGCCCGGTGCCGACGGGGCCCACGCCATACACCGCCGCGAGCAGCGGAAACACCGTCAGCACGCCGTTGCCGAGGCCGACCGCCGACTTCACGGTGACCAGCGCCAGCACCCTCGGCCGGTGTCCGATGTAGCCCAGCGCCTCCCGGATCGCCGGCCAGGTCCGCTGCGCCGGCAGGGCCGCGTCGCGGGGCGCCTGCAACGGCCGGCGGATCAGCGTGGCCAGGCCCGCGGCGACCACCAGGCCCACCGCCGCCACCCAGAAGCAGGCGTACGGGCCGACGGCGGCGCTGAGCACGCCACCCAGGGAGGCGCCGACGACGGTCATGGTGCCCCAGGCCGATCCCGCGACGGCGTTGCCGGCGGCCAGGTCGTCCGGGTCGAGCACGTTGGGCAGGGCCGCCTGGGCCGCCGGGGAGTAGAACGCCTTGGCGACCGCCACCACACCGATCCCGGCCATCGCCAGCCAGGCGGTCCCGGCGCTGCGCACCCCGAGCAGCAGCAGCACGCCGAGCAGGGCCGCCACGTTCGAGATGATCATGATCTTGCGCCGGTCGAACCGGTCGGCGATCGTGCCCGTGTACGGCAGCAGCAACGCCACGATCCCGGTGTCGACGGCGAGCACCAGCGCGCCCCACACGCCGCTGCCGGTCAGGTCCGGCAGCAGCACGAGCAGCGGCACCATGACGAACCAGTCGGCACCGAAAACCACCAGCTCCGCGAGGAAGAGATTGCGGAAGTTCCGGTTGCGGGTGAGGACCGAGACGGTGGACGGCACGTCCGGATACCCTACCGGGCCCCGGCCGGTGGGCCGGGCGTCCTGCGGGTACCTGACCGAACGCGAACGCCCCCGGCGGGCGGGACCCGTCGGGGGCGTTCGCAGAGTTACCGCTACTCGGTCGGCGGCAGCGGGGACGTGCGGCTCTTCGGCAGCCGCAGCACCTCGAACTGGTCGGTGCCGTCCACCAGCGCGCCCGACGGCTTCGGCCGGGACGCCGGGGCGTCGGCGGCCTCCGCGCCGGCGGTGGACGGGACACCCGTGGCGGGCACCGGGACCGGCTCGGCGGCGGGCGCCCCGCCGTCGTCGCCGGCCGGGTCGCCGTCGCCCGTGCCGGTGGCCGGGGCCATCCCGCCGGAGCGGCGGGCCCGCCGGGAACGGAACGACTCCTTGGTGTTCTCCGCCATGGCGTAGAGCGTCGGCACCAGGATCAGGGTGAGCAGCGTCGAGCTGAGCAACCCGCCGATCACCACGATCGCCAGCGGCTTGGAGATGAAGCCACCCTCCCCCGTGAGGCCGAGCGCCATCGGCAGCAGCGCGAAGATGGTGGCGACCGCGGTCATCAGGATCGGTCGCAGCCGGCGCCGGCCGCCCTCGACCACCGCCTCCTGGACCCCCATGCCCTGCGCCCGGTACTGGTTGACCAGGTCCAGCAGCACGATCGCGTTTGTCACCACGATGCCGACCAGCATGAGCACGCCGATCAGCGCCGGCACGCCCAGCGGGGTACCGGTGGCGAGCAGCAGGCCGATCGCGCCGGTCGCCGCGAACGGGATGGAGATCAGCAGGATCAGCGCCTGGACCAGGCTCCGGAACGTCGCCACCATGATCAGGAAGACGAGCGCGATGGCGGCGAGCACGGCCAGGCCCAGGTCGGCGAAGGCCTCCTCCTGGTCGGCGCTGACGCCGCCGATGGCGAAGGTCGCCCCCGGCACGTCGATCCCGTCCAGCTTCTTCTGCAGCTCCTGCGTGATGGCGCCGAGGTTCGAGCCGGTGGCCGTACCGGTGACGGAGACGCTGCGCTCGCCGTCGATCCGGCTCACCTGCTGCGGGCCCTCGGTCTGGGTGACGTCGGCGATGTCGTCGAGCTTCACCGGCCCGACCGGCATTGCGCGCAGCTCCTCCACCGTGGTCGGCGGCTTGCCCGCGAACCGCAGCACCACGTCCCGCTGCCCGTCGTCGAGCGTGACCTGCCCCAGGGGCGAGCCCCGGAAGGCCTGGGCCACCACCTGGCCGACGGCGGCCTCGGTGAGCCCGACCCGACCGGCGGCGACCCGGTCGACCGTGACGTCGACGCGCGGCACCCGCGTGGCGAGGCTGGTGGAGACGTCCTCGACGCCCGCCAGCCCGGCCATCGCCGACCGGACCTCCTCGGCGGCCCGGGTCAGCGCCTCCGGGTCGGCGCCCTGGACGACCACCTCGATCTGGTTGGCCGCCGCCCCGCCCTGACCGGCGCCGA
The sequence above is drawn from the Micromonospora sp. M71_S20 genome and encodes:
- the rho gene encoding transcription termination factor Rho, coding for MSDTTDVTSDVSNVAGDATTAAAPARRRRSGTGLSAMLLPELQSLAASLGISGTARMRKGELISAISERQGGAAAGTPRPRAEAAAAAAPAREEAHAEVRETTERPAAGRRTAAQAPAEPAAAETEPRGRTRRSRAATSEARAAEARPAEVRPAEAARPAEAARPAETRPAEAEAGERADRGRERGERAERGDRAERGDRAERGDRAERGERAERGERAERGDRAERGERAERGDRAERGERAERGDRAERGDRAERGDRAERGERNERGDRGERAERGDRNERGERAERGDRDRNERGDRGQRVERDNDDDDESGGRRGRRSRFRDRRRGRGERPEGGGDGGREGGREPQVGEDDVLVPVAGIIDVLDNYAFVRTTGYLAGPNDVYVSMSQIKKYGLRRGDAITGAVRASRDGEQRRDKYNPLVRLDTINGMEPDEARRRPEFYKLTPLYPQERLRLETEPHILTTRVIDLVMPLGKGQRALIVSPPKAGKTMVLQAIANAITHNNPECHLMVVLVDERPEEVTDMQRSVKGEVIAATFDRPPQDHTTVAELAIERAKRLVELGHDVVVLLDSVTRLGRSYNLAAPASGRIMSGGIDSTALYPPKRFLGAARNIENGGSLTILATALVETGSMADTVIFEEFKGTGNAELKLDRKIADKRIFPAIDIHPSGTRKEEILLAPEELAIIHKLRKVLHSLDSQAALDLLLDKLKQTRTNIEFLMQIAKSTPGE
- the thrB gene encoding homoserine kinase; protein product: MPTNFISGPVRVRVPATSANLGPGFDALGLALALHDDVAAEVTAGGVTVTVAGQGAGELPTDDRHLVVRAMRAAFDGLGGQPPGLAVECVNRIPQARGLGSSSAAIVAGVLLARALVTDGEARLDDDAALRLAAEIEGHPDNVAPCLLGGFTLAWTEPSGARAVSLPVADGVRPTVFVPAERGLTATARAALPATVPHGDAALNAGRAALLVHALTADPGLLLPATVDRLHQDYRADGMPGSAALVKVLREAGVAAVISGAGPTVLALTAPPEGFDPGTGWEVWRLDPDGRGAQVARGRLGHAERDPVAAGRKS
- a CDS encoding MFS transporter; its protein translation is MPSTVSVLTRNRNFRNLFLAELVVFGADWFVMVPLLVLLPDLTGSGVWGALVLAVDTGIVALLLPYTGTIADRFDRRKIMIISNVAALLGVLLLLGVRSAGTAWLAMAGIGVVAVAKAFYSPAAQAALPNVLDPDDLAAGNAVAGSAWGTMTVVGASLGGVLSAAVGPYACFWVAAVGLVVAAGLATLIRRPLQAPRDAALPAQRTWPAIREALGYIGHRPRVLALVTVKSAVGLGNGVLTVFPLLAAVYGVGPVGTGLLFAVRGAGALVGPILMRRVLTNRAWLLPGLALSMSLYGLAYLGTSVANWFPLVLALVFVAHFAGGSNWVMSNFALQGEVPDRLRGRVFATDMMLATLAVSVSQLAVAAVVDTVDERVVLASCGLVTVVYAIGWRIATRRLSLTDPAAQPAPSAAR